The stretch of DNA ACCCAAGCAAAATACTCGCTTGCAGCCCTAAGATTTGTCGGGTTAACCAGTATAACACAGATTTTTTCCAGATTTAGCCAAATCTCACCGATACTAATTTATGACCTCACTCAACCTAGAATTTTAAGAGATTAGTTAAACTAAAGCAAAAGGTAATTCTCCAATTACAAAACGAAATGCTGGAAACCAAACAAATAATTGGAGCTCGCTATCAACTAGAGGAACAACTCAGCAACAATGCGGGTCGTCAAACTTGGATCGCCAAGGATCTTAATAATTCTTCAACAGTAATTGTCAAATTACTCGCCTTTAGTCCCCAAATGCAATGGGACGAATTTAAACTCTTCGAGAGAGAAGCACAAGTTCTCAAACAATTAAATCATCCGCGCATTCCTCGTTATCAAGATTATTTTTCCCTAGACAAAGAGATCGGCGGCGGTTTGTGTTGGTTTGGGATGGTGCAAGAGTACATTCGGGGAAAATCCCTACAACAGCTATTGGAAGAAGGAAAGCGATTTAGTGAAACTCAAGTGCGCGCGATCGCCATCCAAGTCTTAGAAATTTTACGCTACCTACACCAACTAAATCCAGCCGTTCTCCACCGTGACCTTAAACCCAGTAATCTTATTTTAGGCGAAAACCAGCAAATATATCTCGTCGATTTTGGCGCAGTCCAAAACAGTGCAGCAGTTGAAGGAGTTACCTTTACCGTCGTCGGTACAACAGGCTACGCACCCCTAGAACAATTTTGGGGAAAAGCCTCACCAGCCTCCGATCTTTACGCACTAGGAGCAACTTTAATTCATCTGTTAACCGGAACTTCACCAGCTAATTTACCTCAGCGCAATCTCCGCATTCAATTTCGTGAAATAGTCAGTATCGAACCCAAATTTATTAGTTGGATTGAAACTTTAACTGAACCCGACTTAGAATTTCGCTTTCAATCAGCTTTACAAGCCTTAGAAGCTTTAGAAACAGGTAATTTTGCCAATTATCACCTACAAACAATTACATCACCCTTCCGCAGCAAAATAAAGCTACAGAAATCTCCCTCTCAGTTTCAGATTGAAATTCCCGGACGAGGGTTCTTAATTTTTCTTGATATTTTCACTTATTTGCTTAAATTACTTTTGCAAATCGTTTTAGGATTGAGCTTAATTGGAGCAATCATCTCCATCATCATTTTTCTCATCATTTTTTTAGTAATTACCTTAAGTATTTTGAATGGTTGGATAGCACCAGAAGCCTTGCTTGTAATTTTTATATCTATCCTTTTAATCAGCTTACTAGCTTGGTTATTTAAAGTAGGAAACCGAGAATTTAATAAAATAGCTCAAGACCTCCATCGTAAAAACAAAAATTCTTTTCTTTTTGGCGATTATCACTTTAATTTAACCAAAGATAAATTTGTAATTAAACGCTGTAAATTCAATATTTGCTATTGCAAACAGCAGGGAAATACCAAAGAAATAAATGCAGTCAAAAAAGATGAATTCAACTCCATATTTTTTCAGACAAGGCGTAGAAAACATTATTTCGTAGCCAAAAAAATAACTCAAGCTGAAAGTAACTGGTTAATTAGAGAAATTGAAGAATGGCTTCAATAGCTATTCAGTAAAATTTGCTGTAACCACTGAAGTAAAATTTAATTACCCTAACTTAATTATCTCAACAATCAACAGCTACAAACTCCCAAAAATCATGTTTAAACCTCAAAATATTCTCCAAAATCGTTATCAACTAGAAACAGAACTAGGTAACAATGCTAACCGCCAAACTTGGCTAGCAACCGACTTGAAAACTTCATCTCCAGTAGTAGTTAAACTACTCGCTTTTAACCCACTCATGCAGTGGGAAGAATTGAAACTATTTGAAAGAGAAGCACAAGTTCTGCAAAATATCAATCATCCGAGAATTCCTGAATATTTAGATTATTTCTCAGTTGAGAAAAGCAGCGAAAATGAATTACCTTACTTTGGTTTAGTGCAAAAATATATTCCCGGTACTTCAGTTAAGAAAATCCTCGAAAAAGGAAAAAAGTTTAGCCAAAATCAAGCCCGTTATCTCGCGGAAGACATCTTAGAAATCCTGATTTATTTGCACGAATTAAGCCCACCAGTCTTACACCGAGATATTAAACCGAGTAACATAATTTTGGGTAAAGATGACCAGTTTTACTTAGTAGATTTTGGTGCAGTACAAGACAAAGCTAAAGCTGAAGGAGTCACCTTTACAGTTGTCGGAACTAGCGGTTATGCACCACCCGAACAACTTTGGGGAAAAGCCGTTCCTGCATCGGATCTTTATGCTTTAGGAGCAACTGTAATTCATTTATTAACTGGGATATCTCCAGCAGATTTACCCCAGCGACAAATGCGAATAGACTTTAGTAGTAAAGTTGAGCTAAATCCCGATTTTAATTATTGGTTAGAACAACTTCTTGAACCAGCACCAGAAAGAAGATTTGCCACAGCTAAACAAGCTTTAACAGCTTTGCAAACAATCGAAGTTCGGAAAGCGGAAAAGCAAACCAAAGATTCACCTAATTATGCAATTATAAGTGGTATCTTTGGCACAGTTTTGGTAGGTATATATGGATCATTTTATCTACCCAATCTATTGAATAAAATACCTCAAGCGCAACAAGCTAAACAAGCAGAAGCAAAAAACTACCTAGGTTCGATGAATCGCGCTCAACAAGCTTATTGGTTAGAAAATAAGACTTTTACTGATT from Oscillatoria salina IIICB1 encodes:
- a CDS encoding serine/threonine protein kinase, whose translation is MLETKQIIGARYQLEEQLSNNAGRQTWIAKDLNNSSTVIVKLLAFSPQMQWDEFKLFEREAQVLKQLNHPRIPRYQDYFSLDKEIGGGLCWFGMVQEYIRGKSLQQLLEEGKRFSETQVRAIAIQVLEILRYLHQLNPAVLHRDLKPSNLILGENQQIYLVDFGAVQNSAAVEGVTFTVVGTTGYAPLEQFWGKASPASDLYALGATLIHLLTGTSPANLPQRNLRIQFREIVSIEPKFISWIETLTEPDLEFRFQSALQALEALETGNFANYHLQTITSPFRSKIKLQKSPSQFQIEIPGRGFLIFLDIFTYLLKLLLQIVLGLSLIGAIISIIIFLIIFLVITLSILNGWIAPEALLVIFISILLISLLAWLFKVGNREFNKIAQDLHRKNKNSFLFGDYHFNLTKDKFVIKRCKFNICYCKQQGNTKEINAVKKDEFNSIFFQTRRRKHYFVAKKITQAESNWLIREIEEWLQ
- a CDS encoding protein kinase domain-containing protein encodes the protein MFKPQNILQNRYQLETELGNNANRQTWLATDLKTSSPVVVKLLAFNPLMQWEELKLFEREAQVLQNINHPRIPEYLDYFSVEKSSENELPYFGLVQKYIPGTSVKKILEKGKKFSQNQARYLAEDILEILIYLHELSPPVLHRDIKPSNIILGKDDQFYLVDFGAVQDKAKAEGVTFTVVGTSGYAPPEQLWGKAVPASDLYALGATVIHLLTGISPADLPQRQMRIDFSSKVELNPDFNYWLEQLLEPAPERRFATAKQALTALQTIEVRKAEKQTKDSPNYAIISGIFGTVLVGIYGSFYLPNLLNKIPQAQQAKQAEAKNYLGSMNRAQQAYWLENKTFTDSVEQLGISIVPETENYSYSVDSEEKSTFHYGIAKEDKIKSYVGAVYVGVPKVSTLHNQETTLSILCEADSPGQIKLPAPTFENGELSCAEGTTNLNELSNY